In Acropora palmata chromosome 7, jaAcrPala1.3, whole genome shotgun sequence, one genomic interval encodes:
- the LOC141885701 gene encoding uncharacterized protein LOC141885701, which yields MYVFIYIPRSLSVSRELTVPCQYTKFQKQSVKINMEEKQTKCACLARSLSVNRELTVLCQYAEFQKQGVKINTEDKHREACKLTSFFKREPQDIDLLQVDEIMPESSPQEQMQGSRQTLDASTSTQSHIVLSQSGATAITGDLCFSYRFS from the exons ATGTATGTATTCATATATATACCTCGTTCTTTAAGCGTGAGCCGAGAACTAACAGTACCCTGCCAATACAccaaatttcaaaagcaatcagtgaaaataaacatggaGGAGAAACAGACGAAATGTGCATGTTTAGCTCGTTCTTTAAGCGTGAACCGAGAACTAACAGTGCTCTGCCAATACGccgaatttcaaaagcaaggagtgaaaataaacaccgaGGACAAACACAGGGAAGCGTGCAAGTTAACCTCGTTCTTTAAGCGTGAGCCACAAG ATATTGATTTGTTGCAAGTTGATGAAATAATGCCAGAATCATCTCCACAAG AGCAGATGCAAGGAAGTAGACAAACATTGGATGCTTCAACAAGTACCCAATCACACATTGTACTTTCACAGAGTGGGGCCACTGCTATAACAGGTGACTTGTGTTTCAGTTAtcgtttttcatga
- the LOC141885702 gene encoding uncharacterized protein LOC141885702, with the protein MLAKYVLLNKNMFVLITDEKKDDGSIEDHTCNKPGCESVLVLDGNMKNARQVCSCRDVGELKFAGMDGSVVIGCQNTRNSEICKDVPKDYVNDEIGVGNIASKSDESTGLLIVKVLNEKCTRQEKMFEVIVVIFLCGLNYFV; encoded by the exons ATGCTAGCAAAGTATGTATTATTAAATAAGAatatgtttgttttaattactgatgaaaaaaaagatgatggTTCTATTGAAG ATCATACCTGTAATAAGCCTGGATGTGAGTCTGTGCTTGTGTTGGATGGCAATATGAAAAATGCTCGACAGGTTTGCTCCTGTCGTGATGTGGGTGAATTAAAGTTTGCTGGAATGGATGGCTCAGTTGTTATTG GTTGTCAAAACACAAGAAATTCTGAAATATGCAAGGATGTTCCTAAAGATTATGTGAATGATGAAATTGGTGTTGGCAACATTGCTTCCAAATCAGATGAAAGCACTGGCCTATTGATTGTCaaagttttaaatgaaaaatgtaccCGGCAAGAAAAGATGTTTGAGGTCATTGTTGTCATCTTTCTTTGTGGACTCAATTATTTTGTGTAA